TTTCTTGAATGCCAAAAGATAATGGGACTGCTTAAAATACCGAATAGAATCTCGAAAACTATAGAAGATACGAAGTAAACAATACCGGCAACTTCTTCTCTTACAAAACTTGAAACGATTTTTGAAGCAATACGGGAGAAGAAAATAACGAACGTGTTTATCATTCCTTGCAAGAGTGTGGTTGTAACCATATCCCCATTCTTAATGTGTGCTATTTCGTGTGCAATAACTCCACTAATCGCCTTTCGATCCATTCTTTCTAACATACCGCTTGAAACAGCTACTAAAGAACGTTTTTTGCTTGGTCCAGTAGCAAATGCGTTGACCTCTTGTGAATGATAAATACCAACTTGCGGCATACCTTTCAAACCAGCCGTATGTGCTAATCGGTAGGTTTCTTCCAATACAAAGCGTTCGTGATCGCCACGCGGGGAATGTT
The DNA window shown above is from Peribacillus sp. FSL P2-0133 and carries:
- the htpX gene encoding protease HtpX → MFKRISLFIFVNILVLITITTITTLLGVESYIGGGGYGSLLAFSVIAGFAGSFISLLMSRKMAKWVMGVQLIDEHSPRGDHERFVLEETYRLAHTAGLKGMPQVGIYHSQEVNAFATGPSKKRSLVAVSSGMLERMDRKAISGVIAHEIAHIKNGDMVTTTLLQGMINTFVIFFSRIASKIVSSFVREEVAGIVYFVSSIVFEILFGILSSPIIFWHSRKREFKADKLAADLGGKANMIHALESLRHTTNLVDDSQKSIAAFKISGKGKFSRLFSTHPPLEKRIEHLKSL